attatatttgactACCAAAAAGAATGAAGTTTGATGAAGTGCAGATATCCCTTCTTTAAACATATGTCTAGAAAATTGATTTCATATCCgtgaatataaaagaaaagcaagagGTCAAGTCCTCAAATAAATATCAACACTTCAAGAGATTATATTTAACTCTACGAAAAAATACCACAAGTTCATCGAAAACAAAGAATGGTCATGGTTGATTCAACCAGTAGAAATCTTTTATGatgaatgttaaaaaaaaaattattatctagATATATCTTtccacatatataaaaaattcaaaattgcaAAATGTTTACTGAGAGAGTCCTCATAAAATCAAACCAGGAACATACTTTAcaatttgtatttttgttttcaaccaCCGAAGTCATCTCAAATTCTTTCACTGATGTCTACAGCTGCACTACGGCCTTCTGCCATAAACACTGCACTAGCCTCCTGGACTAATaatagagaagagaaagaagagaaaaagaaaacaactaagTAACTTTTGATAGTACTATATCTTCAAACCTAATCGATTCAAGTGGACCACTCTGCTGAATTGGTATCTATAACTTTTTCACATAATCAGAAAGCTCACCAGCATACCCTTTTGATGATCTTTCCCTTAATCATCACATACACCTTTCATAACCGTTCCTGCCACCTTAGAAGGATCACTATACACCTCCATATGATATAGAATCTAGTTTTCTGCTCCCGAAAGACCCTTGAGAACCGTTTCCATAACTGAAACTTGGAAGATCTCAATGACAAGAAATGTCCTGCCATGCAGTAAATGCCTTGACAACATAGACGTTTAGCACTTGACAtaattctatatatatagaaaggAAGTAGTGGAGAAAGTGAGAAATTGCGTAGTAGGTGGAATCTTAGATGTCAAAGTGGTCTCTGTCACATTGTCCCCTCCCAAGGTCACTTGAAAAGGACTAGCTGCAATATTCATACTAATACAATTACCAACCCTGTCTGTATttgcctatatatatatatatatatacattatctACCACCTCTCTCACTTTATGTATTATTTGTTTCATCATTACTTTGTATGTATTCTCCCATATAGTTTCTATTATTACacaatcaaaaatatttttatattgcaaGGCAAGGATCTCATCAGTGACAATATAGCaaggaaaaagttcttttaacataTAGCAATTAcaactaaactgaaaattactTTTGTATGAAAAGTACATGTATTTATCTAAACATTCTTGAAATATTAAGTCTGTAATGATAATGACAGTCATATTAAGgagattaactttttaataCCAATAGCAATCCTGTCTAAGTAACATCAGTTTCTACTGGAATCAGTGATTTTAAGCAAGTTCAAGAATTGGGACAAGACATAAGACATGCAACAAGCAAGGAATTACTGCAAAAAGGTTCctttttgaatatattattttctatttgtacGTTTCTAAGGCAACACAAACACACTCAACAGATAGTTGCTCCAGGAGGGCAGTGAGAGAAAAAGCGAGATTGAGAGAGAGAATATACACTTCTGAGTTGATCTTAAAACCTCAAATACAGTCTGAAAAAGTTAGATACAAAAATGACCATTGGTTGCTAAGGGTAACAGTCAAATAGAGTAATCCAGTGAGGTAGATACATACACCACCTAAAACCTGATTGAAAGTACTTCAAAAAGTGCTTTTGGCTAAGAGTACTTATGCCAATTAAGCAGCATAGAGATACAAATCCTCATAATATAAAGCTTCCCCCTTTGCTGCTGCACGATTCTCTTCCACTTGGCATATCTTCTTCCACCTATGTTTCTCATCATAAAAGTCTCTACTTGCATAACATGGTAAGGCACACAATTTATGGAGGGTTAAAATCCTATGTGGCAAGAGGGAATATGCGTATTTGATTCACATCTAGATCTGAAATGCCTCATCCAATCTTAATGCTCCACCTGCGCTTGAATTGTATACCAATACACATGCTTCcaaatttttatcttaaatgcACAGCTTCTTAGTTTAACAGTATCGGTCATTGGTGATTGTCGTTTCCAATGAAAAGATTAACAAGTACAAAAGCTCTACCCTTATCTTAAACAGTGACTAACCTCACATCAATATCCTCTCAAACATCAAGGGTCTCTTTAACTTCCTTCctcaaatatttcaaatgagAGACACATGCAAGGGCTTGTATTTTACACCAGCTGCCAAAACTTCACGTGAGATCCACACCATGCAGACTCTTGGGTCATAATGGGGAGCTTAGTTTGTTCTTCCTCAAACAGGTGAAGCATGTGACTTGTAAGCTTGTCAAATAATGTCTCGCTGTTTTGGAAAAGATTGGAAAAAGCAAACGCTCCGCGTATCTTATCTTAAAGCAAAAAGTATCATAGATAAGATATCTTATGGTATACATGAAACTAATCTTTGTGGACCTTAAGAATTTAATCCACTGATATCCAGCTATCATGGGGCCTAGTAAAATAGTCATGGTGAAATTTGAGCCACGGAGTGTTGCACCAATGAGAGGGAAGCTAGTTGCTGAAGGGTGAGTATCAGCCATGGGGACACGTTACTTCAAGGGTTGGACTTTTGTGCTGTTTTTCATCCGaaatgaaagaaaggaaaactCGAGGCTGGTGGAAAGTCTCAGCCTGTGCCTTCAATTTGTTGGCTGTCTTGTGAAATGCAATAATGAGCAGAGAGAGTAAGATGATATTTGCAGTTGATGATGTGACTAACTAAGACCACACAAGAAAAGTACCTTGTCTAACATTCTCTTTATTAGTTAAACATCGTGCATGCAGAGAAGTTTTAATCCGTGTGTCAGGAAAACCTGTTTATCAGAGTGATGCAGAAAGATACTTTGTCCCATTGGATTTGGAACACATGTCTAGACATGGAACTGAATAATTAGCacatatataagttttttataatagatCTTCGGAATGATCCTTAAAGTAACGAAGTCCAACGTTTATAAATACCAAAAGTTGTTTTTGCATGTATCTATATCATTCCATACTTCAGAAGATGGAAGCCTAGAACACAGATACGCCCTCCAATCATATTCATTATCCTTTTGAACATCACCTTTCTCAGATTTCACATTCATCAATCAGATaagtaacataaaaaaaaaaaaaaaagagaagataatTGGTTTATCAGTACAGTGAGTTTTCTTAAGTGGTGAGAATTTTTGGCAAGAGAATTGTAATTATGTGAGGAGTGTGATTAGTGATTCACATGGATATGCTAGAAAGGGTTGTTGAGATCTGAGACTGAACTATCGGCAGGGTTAAACAGTTGGTacagggaaagaagaaaactgaTGTTTCAGTAATTGTAATGGTCATTTGCTTGCTGGCGGCTGCAGGTTTTCACTCATGTTTGTGATTTTCATGCTCTCTGTTGCTTTCTTCTATTTCTACCTTATCCAAAAACAACACACCATCCTCTGCATCATGTCCTTTTTCTTCATGGATTAAGTTTTCACAGcaattatgtatataaattgtTAAACAAGAATATGTCACTTTCTGAAACAAGACTAGATTATGggtgaaataaataataatgatacttacacaattttttttttacaacattttgtcatgattgatccaaaattactccaaagtcaataataataatcataaacacgaCCATGGACCAATACacgtaaataatgtttaaatattgtcaaaaaaatattgtctaagtatcgtATCATTATCcgaaataattttatcaattcatTATGTGATTTGGAACTTTAGTGTAAGATAATTTCAATTGGAGTTTTGGATTAATGGAATAGTTTAATAGATTGAAAGGgaatgtttcttattttaaattggaTTTAGAAGaatttaatgaatatatatatatatatatatatatatatatatatatatataaaatctttgatttgaaattttggttAATTGAATCAATAAGGTActtttataaagatatataataatggatttttcattttgcttAACTTATTATACGTACTGACTGCACATGTATATTGTCGTAACTAACAAAAGCGTTGGTACAAACAAATTATGTTTCGCATGATATAATACTTAAATactttctaatataaaaaaataaaagtaataataataactacaaaattattcCATATCAAAGTTCCATGTTCTTCACACTTTTATTATGTGTAGacaaatgtaataaaatatttacgttttctttattataatatataaaataattaaaatgaaaataagataacaataaataaaataaaataaattcatttaaatgtttatatattctGAAGTAAGTTATTTTAGTATTTAGtgattaattttatgaaaatttttaaattcaatcaattaacttatgaaataatgttattataatgtaattttttgaaaactgGTGTGTGAGAAAAAATTGCTcgtaatttttaatattatttttaatttcataaaatagttattttataattaatatttttcaattttaatcataGGGTTTAAGTAAATACTATGCAAGTCACctaatcaatgaaaaaaaattaaacgatAGAAACTcgtttaaaaattacaaaatattttaatacttactaaattaaaatttgagtagaacttaattaaaaatatctaaatctATAGAAAACTTGAAATTTAATCATAAAGAAAGGTTAAGAGAAATATGTAAgcatagaaattattttttgtaacatttaaaaaatatattttaattttaataaaacttatagagaaaaaaaaacagttaaaaaatCATCTTCCATCGAACATAATGAATTATTGCTCATTTTCACATTATTACGTGGCTTAAtgtcattaattaaaataatacattaatatGATGCACTaagatattcaaatttatttcagCTTTAAAAtgtacaagaaaaaaagaaaagaaattagaagCAGTTAATAACTTTAGTTTATCTTTTAAGAATCAAAAGTTGAATTTTTCTTCATATAAACTTTGATTagttaataataagaaaaataaaagagggACAAAgtacaattaattttaagaattattttaattatgtttatcaAAAGTTTTATACTGTGAACAGAATCACTGTCCGTTGAATCCAACAGAAATCGATTGTCGTCACTgtgaaaggagagagaaagcgTGAAGAAGAGGATTTATCTGCCTCAACAAACAATCGTCGTCATCGTCGACATCATGTCGTGTTGTTTTTCTTGCTGCGCGTCTCTGGCCTGTGGTCTCTGTACCTCTACCGCATCTTGCATCTCCCAAAAATCCGCCAGAATCGGTTACTGCGGTCTCTTCGGTGCATCTCTCGTCGTTTCGTGGATACTCAGAGAAGTTGGAGCACCCCTTTTGGAGAAGTTCCCATGTACTTTCCATTCCTTTTATAAATCTTTCAACTTTCATCTTAATTTCCCATTGGGGGTATTTGTGTTCGTCACGGTTCAAGAAGGATTAAATGGATCACTCTTACTTCATATTCATGCCCTAGCTTTTTCAGAATTGGAATTCATACTTTTGAGGAGAAATGATAGCAATATACTCTCTTACACAATCTCTATCATTACCTGAAATTTATTGGAAATCTCGTAATTTTTTAGGTTCTGCTTCATATTTAGTGAACTCCACTTGTGATTTTTTCGTtcctaataaattttaatcaatattagAGAATGTGTAAGAAGATAGTGTCGATGTTTCTAACAAATTTCAATCATTAAAAGAGATTGTGTAAGAAAAGGGTTGTTAGTGAATGAGTATCTAGTAGCCGTACTCCTTCTGAATTGAGAGGTTGATTTTGCATTCGTGGGCAGCCGCATTCTCCTCGTGTTCAGTTTTATGATTCAAGTTATCAGATAAAAGGGcatatagaaaaatatgaagtgtatgtttgtgtttgataatattttaagaagtgttttattattatcattatcattattattataaggtGTGTTGAGTTTTTGACACTGCCAGAAAAAGCTGCATGGTatgaatattgaatatttttcatttataatgtGGTAGTGGTATATTAATTCTTAAATACAGGGATAGGTGCATCCGATACCCACACAGACGAATGGTATCAAGTACAAGCAGTTCTTCGAGTGAGCTTGGGaaatttcttgttctttggtTTCCTAGCCCTTATTATGATTGGTGTGAAAGACCAGAATGACAAGCGTGATTCGTGGCACCATGGTGGTTGGACTGCAAAAATAGCGATCTGGCTTTTGCTTCTGGTCCTTTCATTCTTCCTTCCCGATGTTATAATATTAGTATATGGTATGTTTTGTAGGCTTTACTTTCTTGCTGTCAATTCTTAGTGGCATTGGTGATTGAATATGCAGTCTGACTAGAATTATTCAGTTCAGGCAAActgtattttaaattgaaaagtaGTTCTTAGAGAGGTTTTATGGCAATATTTGATGACCCTGAAACTGAATTCCAGATGTTTATAACCCCATCTCCCCCAACACCTATCAcaatttttgtttgagtttcaTTTTGATGCATTCTCATTGTAAAACTATTTTAGCCTATCTACCTATCTttgacatttaatttaataagtttAACTTTGTCAACAACTACATGGTATATCTAGTTGGTTACATTATATAGCAGCATATAATTCGATGCAGGCTCAAAATTGTTTTACActtatattacatttaaatcaaattcattttcttctgGGTCATTGCTTTCTTCTTTTGCCCCTTGTATATTGTGGACGCTGGACTTAAAAAGAAAGGTTGGGGATCAACTTAGCTTAGAATTGGTTTGTTTCAAGGAGAATATGATGTGCTTTTCTACTAATGGAGATCCCACATCAATTAGAgatataactaaattataatctATAGGTGGATATGAATCTCATCTTATGAGATTAGTTTTGTGAGATTAAGTTAGATTTAAACGCTACTTTCTACAATTACATTAGAGCTTATTAAGAATTTATTCTAATAAGGTTTGTTGAGTTTATTGGATCTCCCTTTATTTCCACGTGCTATGTCTCCAGCATGGGGATTTTTGTTGGAGATCCTACTTCAATTACAGatatgatcaaattataatatatatgtaagtGCAAAGCTTGTCTTACTAAGTTAATTTTTGTAAggatgaattagatttaaagttcactttttaaaacCTATTGTTGGAATTGAATTGGGCCTAATTCAAACCTTAAAGAAGATTGGGCGAGTCCTATAAGGTGATATTTCTCACTAAATGACTAGTGTGAGACATCATAACACTTTGCCCCTGCAGTTTTAGTCTTGATAGTGGAATGTAGTGAATGGCTCCAAAATTGCCATAGCGAGATAGGTACtattttgaacatgtttattgtttattttatatatataaattctcaAAAAcgataaaaatcatttaaagttAACGACAttcataaaacattaaaaagtcACAGGTAGGTATcttaaagaaaacataatagTAAATACCAACAAGCAAAAGTATCCCAGATGAGAGTCATGAATAGTCATCTCTAAATCCAAGTCATCTTTAAAAGTTTCCGTATATTTACTGCTTAAgatttcatttttgaaaattgaaatccCAAAAATAGTCCCCCATAAAAAGACCTAATTTCTTTGTTAAGAGGGATGTTTTGGAATCAATATATGTGCCGTCATTGCCGTTATTCACCCCTCTATTTGGTCCCCTACGGCCACTACACTAAGCTGCTCCGCTTCCACAACCCTGGTAGAACCATTACACCCCTATAGCAGTGCTATTCAAAACCTTTCTTGCCCTTATGCCTAAATACTGGGCATGGCCGGTGGCCCAACACCAAGACTGGTtaaattttgacattgcacTGAAAATTGACTGAGTCTAAATCTAACCCAAATGTTAGCTCAGGAGGGGAGGAATGCAAGTTGTATTTTTGCAAATGTTGACATTTTAATAGCAACAAACTAATCTCCTCATTTTCAGGTTTTACTATTGGATGTATGGGAATCTGTTTTGTTAAAGGCTTTCATCTTGTTATTGTGATTTATTCTGCTGTCTAATTGTTTATCGTACCTATATAGAACTGCATGGGAGGTCTGAGTTCTGAATGCGTTCTTTTCtcagatttttattttcatctaaggGGAAGCCTAATTTAAAATTGACATGAGCATATGTGTAATATTCACAGGATTCATAGCAAAATTTGGAGCTGGCttgtttttattgattcaaGTGATAATCTTACTTGATTTTACTCACTCTTGGAATGATGCATGGGTTGAGAAAGATGAGCAGAAATGGTATGCAGAATTTCTGTCTCCATAATTTTAATGTTCTCCATTGctctaataatttttgttggttAGGTATATTGCTTTACTTGCGGTATCAGTCGGATGCTACATTGCAGCATTTACAGTGTCAGGTCTCCTTTTCATTTGGTTCAACCCTTCTGGATATGATTGTAGCATCAACATCTTCTTCCTTGTCATGACCATGATTCTTGCTTTTGTGTTTGCCATTATCGCCTTACACCCTAAGGTAAAGACTAGAAATGCTCTGATCTAACTAATCAACATTCCCTCTTCAACactcttttttcctttcaaataaTTCTCCGGAATTTTTGtatatgtaaaattgaaaaatggaaGATGTAATGAGTTTTGATCAGGGGTATTCCCAAAAGGTAATACCTTGTTAACATATCTATCTTACCAATTAGAGCAAAATTATTTTTGAGTGTACAAATTGGATAAGATGCTGGTATCTAGCCTTTTTTAATGAAACATTagttatcatattattattcaCCCACAAATAAGAAAGATGTATTTCTTTCTGTCCTCTAATATTATTGTCTGGAAAACATAGATTGAGAATGGGTGTTATGTTATTTAAGGATGCTAGTATACTCTATATTACTTGTCTTAGTTTTCATTTGTCTATACCCTAACTCTAGTAATATTTCCTTATTGATGGAGGATGCTAGTTGATACCCGTTATTGTGGAAGATTGGTTAGGTGGGTTGAGATAATAAGATCAGAAAATTACTTGGAATAATCCCGTTCTATTTTCTTAATGGAATTATATTTGGTAGCCACAAGGACTGTGGTCTACGGTTTCATCAATCTGCATTTGggtattaattattgaaaaaatgagTAATAGCCGGAGTGCAAAAACAGGTGAACGGAAGCTTGTTGCCTGCATCTGTGATTTCCCTTTACTGTGCTTATGTGTGCTACACGGGTCTTTCAAGCGAACCTCGTGACTATGAATGCAATGGTCTCAACAAGTCCAGAGCTGTCAGCACAGGTACCCTCGTTCTTGGCATGCTAACAACAGTGCTATCAGTGCTGTATTCTGCCCTTCGTGCTGGATCTTCCAAGACATTCTTATCACCACCATCATCACCTAAATTTGGTAATAAAACTCGTTCGGTATCCTTTATAACCTCTTATCTTATGATGTATGTgttgttattttgaattgttcatTTGATTTAACGTATTCAGAAGATACTCTCCCCTCTCCCCCACTCTTCTGAGAGTTTTTGAAACAAACAAGAAGTGTCTATTATGTCCAAAATTTGACCTTAACAACTTCAGAAACTTGTCTCTGATTTGATGTTAACCAAGCAAGGAAAGAACGTTATTTTATTGATAGCAATAACACATTACATACAGCCTGATCACTTCACTACTATTTGTAACGATTAAACTTTCTAAAACAAGATTGAATGAATAGGAAAATTCTAAAATGTTTTGGTCTTACATATTTCAGGAGAGAGCAAACCACTTAttgaagaagtagaagaaggaAAGacaaagaaggaggaaaaggaagCACGACCCGTTAGCTATTCGTATTCATTCTTCCACCTAATATTTGCCCTGGCTAGCATGTATTCAGCCATGCTTCTTTCTGGATGGACCAGCACATCAGAGAGATCGGATCTCATAGATGTTGGTTGGACCTCAGTATGGGTTCGAATCGGCACCGAGTGGGTCACTGCTGCATTGTATATCTGGACTCTCTCGGCTCCTTTGCTCTTCCCTGATCGTGAATTTGCATAGTTATCTCTCACTGTAAACTACTACTACTACGAtgttgtttcagtttttttgtCTCTTCATCTTGGGAATGTTGTGTGTTGCTTTCAATACATGATATATGTATAGATTCACCCCTTCGTCAGATACGTAATGTAATACAGTTTATTGCATTTTTCAAAGTTCATCTTGTTTGTATAATTATGTCCAATGCTGAATCTAAATCCGTCAAATTTAAGGTAcgttttagaattttttacaaattttattttgatttctagCGTTCATGTATACCTTTTTCCcactaattttttaatcatttttatataaccAACTATcacttttttaacttattttcatttttacgaGGATGACGATAGCTTGATTGTTTAAGGAGCCATTGTCAGAACTTCAAAATTTCGTATAATGAATAAAAAGAGCAGTAGATTCCTTCATTTAATAGTATTGAATAAACTTTAAGAAAATGCGTTGAATTTAATTCACATAAATATCACAATAAATTGTTATCAAAACTCGTGAGAAGAGCCTTTGTTACTCTTATTTATTATGAAGGTCATTGACAAAAGATATAGATATTTCTTAAAAGATCCCTATTTCAATCAACCAGTGCAAGTGATCTCATGTTTTTGTCTGttctaaataaatttagtttgatatttttatttcttctttgtagGTGACGTCGTATGTTTATCGTTTATAAATATCCCAATTGAAACAaggtttaaatttctttttgtatCTTTTATAATTGAGTttgatttaaaacttaaattcacaAAAGAACAAGTATACTCTCCGTATGaaagataattttgtttgataCGAATTATTAACAAcgcatataaaaaattattggtcAAACAGATCAACCCgtcaatttaattttcatagtTTACAAATATAATGCACAGATAATTAatcgaaaaatatttttatatggttTTGTAAGTTTGTAATATTAAGAAGTTTTACAGAAGTAGTATTTTATATGGAaatgtatattttgatatttgatttataaatgttgaaatttaGATTTGATTGAGAAATAAAGttatagttaataataatatggTGTTGGTTGGAGTAGTAGAAAAAAgagggaaagaaaagaagagtgtTGTTGGGTTGgggtaaagaagaagaagaagaagaagaagaagaagaagaagaagaagaagaagaagaagaagaagaagaagaagaagaagaagaagaagaagatgaagacgaAGATGAAGATGGTGCAAGAGGAAGCGGAGGAGGTGGGATTAGGAATGAGCAGAGGGATGATGGTTCAGTGCAATGTGAATAACAAAAACCATAGCCATAGCCATAACCATAACCATAGCCACAGTCATAGCCATAGCCATAGCCATAGCAATAACCATAATCACAACAATGTCTGCAACTGCAAGCACTCTCCCTCGGCAACCTTGGACCTTCTCATTCTGCTCCTCGTCCTCTTCTCAGGGGCCTTCCTCCTCTCCTCCTATTTCTCATACATCTTCCATTCCCTCTCCCTCCTCCTTCCCTCCCTCCCTCTCTCCTACCTCCTccccttcttcctctttttcgcCCTCTCCCTCGCCGCCGCCGACTTCTGCTGCGGCCCCCGATCCCGCCGCTGTCAGCGCTCCGGATGCAAGGGCCTCAAGAAGGCCATGGAGTTCGATTTGCAGATTCACCGCTTCGGCTCCGCTCCCTCCCCTGATGCCTCTGCTGAAATTGACCGCCTGCCCTGGAAGGGCGGCACCGAGGCCAACCCCGATTACGAGTGCCTCCGCTCTGAACTCCGCAAGATGGCTCCCCCTAACGGACGCGCCCTCTTGCTCTTCCGGGCGCCCTGCGGCTGCCCCGTGGCCAAACTCGAGGCCTCCGGTCCCAAAAAGGGCAAACGCCATAAGAGGTTCgtttcttcctttctcttcttATGCCTTTGCAACCGCTTTGTTGTGTTTCGTTTAGATCGAGTTGCAGATCTGTTTCGTTTTACGGGCTTGGGAAATTATATTGAATTATGTAGGTTATAATGGTGAGTACTGTTAGTTTGTTGATTCTGTGTTTCGGATTCGGTGTCGCCGAGTGAGTTTCCGTGTGTTCCTATTTCTGAGTTGCGTTTAAGTTGTACATACATACATGGGATGCCTTTTTCTGCCGAAGTAAAAGGCTGGTTAAAGTTTTTTAGTCCATATATTTGTTGAAGTAATTGATTCTTCTAGCGCTTGATATTCTGATTTGGGGATATCAGTTTGCCTTACGGAGGATTTAAGTTTTCTTCGAAATCCTTGTCCCTAATTTCTGTTTCAATTCATGTGTTGGTGCGATAGCTTGTTTAGTTCAGTTCACCTTCTCAGCCTCTGCCATTGCGGAACAGTTCACTTTCTTTAGTATCATGTCTTTCTATGTGGTCATACCCTATAGCACAGTTGCTTGCTCAGCCGTCTGACACTCACATGCAGCTGTTTGTTGATGCGCTGCCTTTTTGGTGCTAGAAGACTGCTGCTTGCCTTGCCTGCTTTGTTGGTGCCTCTTATTTTGTTATAGTTTGGACTTTGTTTCTCTGTTTAAGGGCTCTCTCTTTGTGCTGTAATAATCTGTTTTTGTGGTTGTTTCTGTGGGGCTTGGTGCAGTCTCTGTGTTGTTTGATGCTGTTTGGCTCCCGTCCGGATGTTGCTATCTGGTCCTCAAATTCGTGTGTTTCTCAATTAGATTAGTGCTATGTCCAGTGACTCTGGATCCTCAAGTGAGGGCCTGGTATGAGGTGTTCTTTGTCTTTTTCAACAAGAGCAGTTTTCTTATCgggaaaatttattataataaatacatgATCTCCATTTATCAAGATTTGGTTTCATTGTACAAATACTTTATGATCATGTAGTCCAGAATCAGTAGAAATCCATAAAAATGTGTGCAGAGATTCTGAACAAGCAGACTGTCAACTTGTCATACTCTTATGGATATCTGGTGAGTCACTGTTGTTGCTATGCCACATGCTATGTGATATGGAAGAAGGCTTGGAGCATGTATTCAAATTATATCCATTGAATTTATGACCACCCTCGAGATGACCGATGATGCCCCTTTGTCATGTCTTAATAGAATAATAACTAGTGAGTGTGGCTAGACTTAATAGTGTTTGCATGAGCTATGTTCTTCATGATCTTCATTAGAGTAATGATTCTGTCTGGAACCAAATGCTGACAGCCCCTAATATTTAGTTTTGCCGAGGATTTTATTCATTGTCTAATTTGAGTTTCTGCTCAAGAAGCACGACTGCAAATTAGTTCATGCTTCATATATAGGTGGTGAATCTTCAACTTTAGTTTCTTCCTTGGTTGTGAAGTACATAGTCATGGTGGTCCAGGAGGACATAATGTTTAACATATTTGTTGCGCATATTGTAAGCTTTCTTGTT
Above is a genomic segment from Vigna radiata var. radiata cultivar VC1973A chromosome 10, Vradiata_ver6, whole genome shotgun sequence containing:
- the LOC106776062 gene encoding serine incorporator 3 — translated: MSCCFSCCASLACGLCTSTASCISQKSARIGYCGLFGASLVVSWILREVGAPLLEKFPWIGASDTHTDEWYQVQAVLRVSLGNFLFFGFLALIMIGVKDQNDKRDSWHHGGWTAKIAIWLLLLVLSFFLPDVIILVYGFIAKFGAGLFLLIQVIILLDFTHSWNDAWVEKDEQKWYIALLAVSVGCYIAAFTVSGLLFIWFNPSGYDCSINIFFLVMTMILAFVFAIIALHPKVNGSLLPASVISLYCAYVCYTGLSSEPRDYECNGLNKSRAVSTGTLVLGMLTTVLSVLYSALRAGSSKTFLSPPSSPKFGESKPLIEEVEEGKTKKEEKEARPVSYSYSFFHLIFALASMYSAMLLSGWTSTSERSDLIDVGWTSVWVRIGTEWVTAALYIWTLSAPLLFPDREFA
- the LOC106775206 gene encoding uncharacterized protein At5g19025 isoform X1 — encoded protein: MKTKMKMVQEEAEEVGLGMSRGMMVQCNVNNKNHSHSHNHNHSHSHSHSHSHSNNHNHNNVCNCKHSPSATLDLLILLLVLFSGAFLLSSYFSYIFHSLSLLLPSLPLSYLLPFFLFFALSLAAADFCCGPRSRRCQRSGCKGLKKAMEFDLQIHRFGSAPSPDASAEIDRLPWKGGTEANPDYECLRSELRKMAPPNGRALLLFRAPCGCPVAKLEASGPKKGKRHKRDSEQADCQLVILLWISGESLLLLCHMLCDMEEGLEHVFKLYPLNL
- the LOC106775206 gene encoding uncharacterized protein At5g19025 isoform X2; this translates as MKTKMKMVQEEAEEVGLGMSRGMMVQCNVNNKNHSHSHNHNHSHSHSHSHSHSNNHNHNNVCNCKHSPSATLDLLILLLVLFSGAFLLSSYFSYIFHSLSLLLPSLPLSYLLPFFLFFALSLAAADFCCGPRSRRCQRSGCKGLKKAMEFDLQIHRFGSAPSPDASAEIDRLPWKGGTEANPDYECLRSELRKMAPPNGRALLLFRAPCGCPVAKLEASGPKKGKRHKRTQPSATLNGGDHR